A genome region from Hymenobacter tibetensis includes the following:
- a CDS encoding DUF3320 domain-containing protein: MSTESVLAARLEASRQELLDLGLRNPLLNFRLSKAQGVAVVQEEAAAVYDVLVRQGKTMYFQAAPAKSASSPKVLGAHDELPALRSYLTEAPLLLPTEAERHAALTDNKLQTAEPLPALERRLLNTYYTARTSLEEQGVNILYLAVGQLVWYETASSEEPRYAPLVLLPVLLERGTAAERFKLRHTGAEVEGNLSLQAKLRASFGLHIPLPELDEETGVAAYLAAVAAAIAGMPRWQVVPDKVVLSFFSFSKFMLYRDLDPTTWPTGATLLDHAAIKALLGPDTGFQDAPPTVGEEAFLDTESPAHELHQVLDADSSQLLALLAVHEGRNLVVQGPPGTGKSQTIANVLAEAIGAGKKVLFVAEKMAALEVVKRRLDSMGLGAACLELHSHKANKKALHDELKATLSLGRPAPATALEDQIAQLPRYRATLNDYALAVNAPIGRSRRTAQQVAGELLRLRSKAGSVELPRLAFAALATWTDTAAAHAEALADRVQATLKKIGVPHRMLFWGSELTVLLPPEQDALIRYLREASAAVAELQAASQTLAHHLGLPSPIERTAAELLLPAARHAQLAPPLLGVAPSDFKWQTHAGRLAEAIGAGAAYTKLRQAHDPTLLPEAWGQQLAAERAALLSYGDKWWNFLSGDYRRARKQLQRVWRETLPQETTVVVSVIDAIHEAARHLETIEAATPLAQQLFGPAWQKERSDWQALAKTQEYLALTHERISRGELPAALWTYLAGASAPNHTGSSGPHTVQRTGADFLEPLPGSRVALAEEKSAAAQQPGYRSPEALPQLVAALEAALARQRTAVQAVVDALHLNEARRFGPDGRLQFHSFEQQQVSVAAWAADVPAVRLAVEWNNVAATVRTDGLPELVVLAERWEPASQCLTLAVRQTWLEFLQKQAFELHPALRQFERASHQEVLAHFRQADVDSLHHNRVRAMSQHHEQLPNLQAGGQMLLLRNEFARKRGHLPLRKLLQQAGRAIQAIKPVFMMSPLSVASYLPPGAVEFDLVVFDEASQVKPVDALGAIARGRQLVVVGDSRQLPPTSFFDSLTGSDEEINEENVTADIQSILELCKARQMPEQMLRWHYRSLHQSLIAASNHLFYDDKLVIFPSPGSAGELGLGYRHLPESYYERGTTRTNPLEAQAVAAAVVEHARTKPHLTLGVVAFSTAQRQAIQDALEKLRRQQPETEVFFNGHPHEPFFVKNLENVQGDERDVIFISIGYGRTKDGYLTMSFGPLNGDGGERRLNVLITRAKQRCEVFTNLTAADLDLSRTQSKGVAALKAFLEFAQHGRLNQNEATNRVMESPFEEVVHAALTARGYQLHPQVGSQGFYIDLAVVDPDHPGRYLLGIECDGAMYHTARSARDRDRLRQTVLENVGWQLHRIWSTDWFRDPARETERAVHAIKQARRVSQEPQEVEERLAASETTPSGIAREEPSAVAATVAEPYQLAQLPAAVGRLELHQHGLSQLANWLATIVRVESPVHIEEATRRLAQASGATQVGSRMRKVGQDAALLAVNLKYVRRQGDFLWETTMQQPPLRDRSSLPAISRKLSLVAPEELTRALYTVVEQSFTLPREAAYLAAVRLLGFSRLNDDMRQQLDLLLANLLERRELEEVAGILKLVA; encoded by the coding sequence ATGTCCACCGAATCAGTTCTTGCTGCTCGCCTCGAAGCTTCTCGCCAGGAGTTGCTAGACTTGGGCCTGCGCAACCCGCTACTAAACTTTCGGCTGTCCAAGGCGCAGGGTGTTGCAGTGGTGCAAGAGGAGGCCGCAGCGGTGTACGACGTGCTGGTGCGGCAAGGCAAAACCATGTATTTCCAGGCCGCACCCGCCAAGAGCGCCAGTTCCCCCAAGGTCCTGGGTGCCCACGACGAGCTGCCAGCCCTCCGCTCTTACCTAACCGAAGCCCCACTCTTGCTGCCCACCGAGGCCGAGCGCCACGCCGCCCTCACCGACAACAAGCTGCAAACTGCCGAGCCGCTACCAGCGCTGGAAAGGCGCCTGCTGAACACGTACTACACCGCCCGAACCAGTTTAGAAGAGCAGGGAGTAAATATTCTGTACTTGGCGGTAGGCCAGCTGGTATGGTATGAAACGGCTAGCAGCGAGGAGCCGCGCTATGCGCCGTTGGTGCTGCTGCCGGTGCTGTTGGAGCGCGGCACAGCCGCCGAACGGTTCAAGCTGCGCCATACCGGGGCCGAGGTGGAAGGGAATTTGTCGTTGCAGGCCAAGCTGCGCGCTAGTTTCGGGCTGCACATCCCCCTGCCCGAACTAGACGAGGAAACTGGGGTGGCGGCGTATCTAGCGGCCGTAGCCGCGGCCATAGCCGGCATGCCCCGCTGGCAAGTGGTGCCCGACAAGGTGGTGCTGAGCTTTTTCTCGTTCAGTAAGTTCATGCTCTACCGCGATTTGGACCCCACCACCTGGCCCACCGGCGCCACGCTGCTCGACCACGCCGCCATCAAGGCGCTGCTCGGCCCCGACACCGGTTTTCAGGACGCCCCACCTACTGTTGGGGAAGAAGCTTTTCTCGACACCGAAAGCCCGGCTCATGAGCTGCACCAAGTGCTGGATGCCGATTCGTCGCAACTGTTAGCGCTGCTGGCGGTGCACGAGGGGCGCAACCTAGTGGTGCAGGGCCCGCCGGGTACCGGCAAGTCGCAGACTATTGCCAACGTGCTGGCGGAAGCTATTGGGGCCGGCAAAAAGGTGCTGTTTGTTGCCGAGAAGATGGCGGCGCTGGAAGTGGTAAAGCGCCGCCTCGACAGCATGGGCCTGGGGGCCGCCTGTTTGGAATTGCACAGCCACAAGGCCAACAAGAAAGCCCTGCACGACGAGCTAAAAGCTACGTTGAGCTTAGGCCGGCCGGCTCCGGCCACCGCCTTAGAAGACCAGATAGCGCAGCTGCCACGCTACCGCGCCACTCTCAACGACTACGCCCTAGCCGTGAATGCACCCATCGGCCGCAGCCGGCGAACTGCCCAGCAGGTAGCCGGCGAACTGTTGCGGCTGCGCTCGAAGGCTGGCAGCGTAGAGTTGCCCCGCTTGGCGTTTGCGGCCCTGGCGACCTGGACCGATACCGCCGCCGCCCACGCCGAAGCTCTAGCCGATCGGGTACAGGCCACGCTGAAGAAAATAGGAGTGCCGCACCGCATGCTGTTTTGGGGCAGCGAACTAACCGTGCTGCTGCCTCCCGAGCAAGATGCCTTAATCAGGTACCTGCGCGAAGCCAGCGCGGCCGTAGCAGAACTTCAAGCTGCTTCGCAAACCCTCGCGCACCACTTGGGCCTGCCCAGCCCCATTGAAAGGACGGCCGCTGAACTACTGCTGCCCGCCGCCCGGCACGCGCAGCTGGCCCCGCCCTTATTGGGCGTGGCCCCATCCGATTTCAAATGGCAGACACATGCTGGGCGCTTAGCGGAGGCTATAGGCGCAGGAGCGGCCTATACCAAGCTGCGTCAGGCGCACGACCCAACCCTCCTGCCCGAGGCTTGGGGCCAGCAGTTGGCAGCGGAACGAGCCGCCTTGCTTTCCTATGGCGACAAGTGGTGGAATTTCCTGAGTGGCGACTACCGTCGTGCCCGAAAGCAACTGCAACGGGTGTGGCGAGAAACGCTCCCCCAAGAAACTACGGTGGTAGTGTCGGTTATTGATGCTATTCATGAAGCGGCGCGCCACCTGGAAACAATAGAGGCAGCCACTCCATTAGCGCAGCAACTGTTCGGGCCCGCCTGGCAAAAAGAGCGTTCCGATTGGCAGGCTCTCGCCAAAACACAGGAATACCTCGCTCTCACCCACGAGCGTATCAGCCGGGGTGAGCTGCCTGCTGCCCTATGGACCTACCTAGCAGGAGCAAGCGCCCCAAATCATACTGGTAGCTCGGGCCCGCATACCGTCCAGCGTACCGGTGCCGATTTTCTGGAGCCGTTGCCAGGAAGCAGGGTAGCGCTAGCCGAGGAAAAAAGCGCCGCGGCCCAGCAACCAGGATACCGCAGCCCAGAGGCCCTACCGCAGCTGGTAGCAGCTCTGGAAGCGGCCCTGGCTCGGCAACGTACGGCCGTGCAAGCGGTAGTTGATGCGCTACACTTGAACGAGGCGCGCCGCTTCGGGCCCGATGGGCGGCTGCAGTTTCACTCGTTTGAGCAACAGCAAGTTAGTGTGGCTGCCTGGGCTGCCGATGTGCCGGCCGTGCGCCTCGCTGTTGAGTGGAACAACGTGGCCGCTACCGTACGCACTGATGGCCTGCCCGAATTAGTGGTACTGGCCGAGCGGTGGGAGCCAGCCAGCCAATGTTTAACACTGGCAGTTCGGCAAACGTGGTTGGAGTTTCTGCAAAAACAGGCCTTCGAGCTGCACCCGGCTTTGCGCCAGTTCGAGCGGGCCAGCCACCAGGAGGTTCTGGCCCATTTCCGTCAAGCCGATGTGGATAGCCTGCACCACAACCGGGTGCGGGCCATGAGCCAGCACCACGAGCAACTCCCCAACCTCCAAGCCGGCGGCCAGATGCTGCTGCTCCGCAATGAGTTTGCGCGCAAGCGTGGGCATTTGCCGCTACGTAAGCTGCTTCAGCAAGCAGGGCGAGCTATTCAGGCCATCAAGCCCGTGTTTATGATGTCGCCGCTGTCGGTGGCCAGCTACCTGCCGCCGGGTGCCGTGGAGTTCGACTTGGTGGTGTTCGATGAAGCCAGCCAGGTGAAGCCCGTCGATGCCTTGGGCGCCATTGCCCGCGGCCGGCAGCTGGTAGTAGTTGGCGACTCGCGGCAGCTGCCTCCTACTTCGTTCTTCGATTCTCTGACGGGCAGCGACGAAGAAATCAACGAGGAAAACGTAACAGCTGATATCCAGAGCATTCTGGAGCTATGCAAGGCCCGCCAGATGCCCGAGCAGATGCTACGCTGGCACTACCGCAGCCTGCACCAGTCCTTGATTGCCGCCTCCAATCATCTGTTCTACGACGACAAACTGGTGATTTTCCCAAGCCCGGGCAGTGCGGGAGAACTAGGGTTGGGGTATCGGCATCTGCCCGAATCCTACTATGAGCGTGGCACCACCCGCACCAATCCGTTGGAGGCGCAGGCGGTGGCAGCGGCCGTGGTAGAGCATGCCCGCACCAAGCCTCACCTGACGCTAGGGGTGGTGGCGTTTAGCACTGCCCAACGCCAGGCTATTCAGGATGCGCTGGAAAAGCTGCGTCGCCAGCAGCCCGAAACCGAAGTGTTTTTCAACGGGCACCCGCACGAGCCGTTTTTTGTGAAGAACCTCGAAAACGTGCAGGGCGACGAGCGAGACGTTATCTTCATCAGCATCGGCTACGGGCGCACCAAAGACGGGTACCTGACCATGAGCTTCGGCCCCCTGAACGGCGACGGTGGCGAGCGGCGCCTCAACGTGCTGATTACGCGGGCCAAGCAGCGCTGCGAAGTCTTCACCAACCTCACCGCCGCCGACCTCGACCTAAGCCGCACGCAATCCAAAGGGGTGGCGGCTCTCAAAGCTTTCCTTGAGTTCGCCCAGCATGGCCGCCTCAACCAAAACGAGGCAACCAACCGGGTTATGGAGTCGCCGTTCGAGGAAGTGGTGCACGCCGCCCTCACGGCTCGGGGCTACCAGTTGCATCCGCAGGTAGGCAGTCAGGGCTTCTACATCGATTTGGCGGTAGTAGACCCCGACCACCCGGGGCGCTACCTGCTCGGCATCGAGTGCGACGGGGCCATGTACCACACCGCCCGCTCGGCCCGCGACCGGGACCGGCTGCGCCAGACCGTGCTCGAAAACGTGGGCTGGCAGCTGCACCGCATCTGGAGCACCGATTGGTTTCGGGACCCGGCCCGCGAAACGGAACGTGCGGTGCACGCCATCAAGCAAGCGCGCCGTGTTTCGCAAGAGCCCCAGGAGGTAGAGGAACGGCTTGCGGCCAGTGAAACAACGCCCAGCGGTATTGCCCGCGAAGAGCCGTCCGCTGTGGCTGCAACCGTGGCTGAACCGTATCAGCTAGCTCAGCTTCCGGCCGCAGTCGGGCGCTTGGAATTGCATCAGCATGGCCTGAGTCAGCTAGCTAATTGGCTGGCTACCATCGTGCGTGTTGAAAGCCCGGTGCACATCGAGGAAGCTACTCGTCGGCTGGCGCAGGCGAGTGGGGCCACGCAGGTAGGCTCTCGGATGCG
- a CDS encoding carboxypeptidase regulatory-like domain-containing protein gives MAFSVPSPCPKSWSAMTPTADGRHCGSCQHEVVDFSRMTEPEVVAWLARPAAGTICGYFRAGQFAAPTPTPRWRRWLVAAVTLLGVEPVLTACQTTAPANSTSTGATEQADTHADAPKGQVTIRGRVLDDSTGTGIAGAELFIGDTPYGAVTDEQGNFSFTMLSAWSAVAQNTIQLRVQGSPFVHKQQVVPVTVSPAPAPLTVRLESVPGRGQIMGKIVRHEPPQKPPLN, from the coding sequence ATGGCCTTCTCTGTTCCTTCGCCCTGCCCCAAGTCCTGGTCCGCCATGACGCCCACCGCCGACGGCCGCCACTGCGGTAGCTGCCAACACGAGGTAGTTGATTTCTCCCGCATGACCGAGCCCGAAGTAGTGGCCTGGCTGGCGCGCCCTGCTGCTGGCACCATCTGCGGATACTTCCGAGCCGGGCAGTTTGCGGCCCCTACCCCTACCCCGCGCTGGCGCCGCTGGCTGGTAGCTGCCGTAACGTTGCTGGGCGTAGAGCCAGTGCTTACCGCCTGCCAGACTACCGCCCCCGCCAACTCAACGTCCACCGGCGCCACCGAGCAAGCCGACACTCACGCCGACGCCCCCAAAGGCCAAGTGACCATCCGGGGCCGCGTTCTGGACGATTCCACCGGCACGGGCATAGCCGGCGCCGAACTATTCATCGGTGACACGCCGTATGGTGCCGTAACCGATGAGCAAGGCAACTTCAGCTTCACCATGCTCAGTGCCTGGTCGGCGGTGGCACAGAACACCATCCAACTGCGCGTACAGGGCAGCCCATTCGTGCACAAGCAGCAAGTGGTACCCGTAACTGTTTCGCCGGCTCCCGCTCCGCTTACGGTGCGCCTCGAATCGGTACCTGGCCGGGGCCAGATCATGGGCAAAATTGTGCGGCACGAACCACCACAAAAGCCCCCGCTGAACTAA
- a CDS encoding carboxypeptidase-like regulatory domain-containing protein: MSAPTTLFVPQPCHENWAAMTPAAQGRHCAACNKVVIDFTQKTDAEILALLQHTSAPCGRFREDQLQRPLLVPPVPAPRWKVWVAAMATILGLREVSPTATYAKQSTLVGVQPNLPGIAPASEGQILAATTAPDSVATVVIRGRVMDAQSHDSLPGITVMVKNTTLGVSTKADGSFELVLPADFDRKTPLLLVCSFVGYIRQELAIYPEAPTLLTIALVPDFQQLSGELIVVGGISRKPWPWHPRTLWYQLTRPFRQ, translated from the coding sequence ATGTCTGCCCCTACCACCCTTTTCGTTCCGCAGCCCTGCCATGAGAACTGGGCCGCCATGACTCCCGCGGCGCAAGGTCGCCATTGCGCCGCCTGCAACAAAGTGGTAATCGACTTCACGCAGAAGACCGACGCCGAGATTTTGGCGTTGCTACAGCACACCAGTGCACCATGTGGCCGGTTTCGGGAAGACCAGTTGCAGCGGCCGTTGCTTGTACCGCCAGTTCCTGCGCCCCGCTGGAAGGTGTGGGTGGCGGCCATGGCAACTATATTAGGACTGCGAGAGGTTAGCCCCACCGCCACCTACGCAAAACAGTCTACGCTCGTCGGTGTTCAGCCCAACTTGCCCGGTATAGCACCAGCCAGTGAGGGGCAGATTTTAGCAGCAACAACTGCCCCCGATTCGGTGGCCACTGTTGTAATCAGGGGCCGAGTTATGGATGCTCAAAGCCACGACTCTTTACCGGGCATCACGGTAATGGTAAAAAACACAACACTTGGCGTTTCAACTAAAGCTGATGGTTCGTTTGAGCTAGTTCTACCTGCTGATTTCGACCGGAAAACGCCCCTGTTGCTCGTATGTAGTTTTGTCGGCTACATAAGGCAAGAACTGGCTATTTACCCAGAGGCGCCTACTTTACTCACTATAGCCCTTGTGCCTGACTTCCAGCAACTAAGCGGGGAACTGATTGTTGTGGGCGGCATTTCTCGGAAGCCTTGGCCTTGGCACCCACGAACTTTGTGGTACCAGCTGACGCGACCATTTCGGCAGTAA
- a CDS encoding lipocalin family protein — protein sequence MKNLLLTTLILLFTASGCSLKPTNKHDVYAERAQLPQEEAVHKQNSLEWWYFTGHLKDKATGETFGVEYVFFHFNVTGKKDWQMVNFALTDPQQKQFRYDYKVERLPQLLAPTLPLNLATDKKAQHWTLTGQEGRYHLQARMAAHPDQAINLTTAPAKPVLLHSGTGYEKYGPTATAGYYSYPRLTATGTMEIGGKTRQVEGELWYDRQWNCNSVTTKDLGWDWFSVQLDEPREEIMAYQLYNKATGQHIGGGSHYSAQAQNNHLNESDFQLETTDYWTSPHSKLRYPSKWRLRIPSQGYDLTITPVMPDQELTLKLFAGIKMHYWEGMCRVEGTHNGKRVTGNSYVEITNRNEAKKAKEAAETITAKE from the coding sequence ATGAAGAACTTGCTGCTTACCACTCTTATCCTGCTATTCACGGCCTCTGGCTGCTCGCTCAAACCCACCAACAAGCACGACGTGTATGCGGAGCGCGCCCAGTTGCCGCAAGAAGAAGCCGTCCATAAGCAAAACTCGTTGGAGTGGTGGTACTTCACTGGGCATCTGAAAGACAAAGCTACCGGCGAGACTTTTGGAGTGGAATACGTCTTTTTCCATTTCAACGTCACGGGCAAAAAGGACTGGCAGATGGTCAACTTCGCCCTTACTGACCCGCAACAGAAGCAGTTCCGCTATGATTACAAGGTGGAACGCTTGCCCCAGCTGCTAGCTCCTACGCTCCCCCTCAATCTGGCTACCGACAAGAAAGCTCAGCACTGGACCCTCACGGGTCAAGAAGGCCGCTACCACCTGCAAGCCCGCATGGCCGCCCACCCCGACCAAGCCATCAACCTCACCACTGCGCCCGCCAAACCCGTGCTTCTGCATAGCGGCACCGGCTACGAAAAGTACGGTCCCACCGCTACAGCTGGCTATTATAGCTACCCCCGTCTCACGGCCACGGGTACCATGGAAATAGGCGGCAAAACGCGGCAAGTGGAAGGTGAGCTGTGGTACGACCGGCAGTGGAATTGCAACAGCGTGACCACCAAAGACCTGGGTTGGGACTGGTTTAGCGTGCAGCTCGATGAGCCTCGCGAAGAAATCATGGCGTATCAGCTCTACAACAAAGCCACCGGCCAGCACATTGGAGGCGGCTCACATTATAGCGCACAGGCGCAGAACAACCACCTCAACGAGTCCGACTTCCAGCTGGAAACCACCGACTACTGGACCAGCCCGCATTCCAAGCTGCGTTACCCCAGCAAGTGGCGCCTGCGCATTCCCAGCCAGGGCTACGACCTCACCATCACGCCCGTCATGCCCGACCAGGAGCTGACGCTCAAACTGTTTGCGGGCATCAAGATGCACTACTGGGAAGGCATGTGCCGAGTAGAAGGCACGCACAATGGCAAACGCGTAACCGGCAACAGCTATGTGGAAATAACCAACCGCAATGAGGCCAAGAAAGCCAAGGAAGCCGCCGAAACAATTACTGCCAAAGAATAA
- a CDS encoding T9SS type A sorting domain-containing protein, giving the protein MKVFSTFGGAVVAGLLTSSISAFAQQTPLAWQQVQRFSVGTTGLRTSTTDAAGNTYVIGGFLGTAQFGSSTFTSPANSSEGDGFLAKLDAQGAVLWARQIAGIRSEHINGVAVDAAGTVTIAGTLQHAAVFDATTTLQGASIISNDLFVARYDANGTVLWARSYGGPLDNEDTMTGSGVAVDAAGNSYVAGGLRGTATVGTTTLSSTASREVPVLLKLAANGDVAWVRQGQLTTNPSTSQYGGGSTAVAVDAAGNAVLCGNFDGSLNLQGTTLQASSTQGQIFVAHFDAAGNLQWARQSTGSTKATPHAVSLDAAGNTYMAGEYEGTTAFGSLALAASGQGTGYLVKFDPNGSTQWARTIGGSQYATAKSLAVTPAGDAYITGQFEGSTLLDVGTTLTSQGGSDIFITCYSTQGDLRWAQQAGGTNPDTGSGVGVDVIGQVYVTGTSIGQATFGAHTISGYTPFVAKLAAQPLSTTASGGWRKLAFSPNPATEVLRLSGLPVGTKVVLADALGRAVRQNITVAAAAVTQVSVADLVPGTYLLRATDPAGLQYSGRLVVQ; this is encoded by the coding sequence ATGAAGGTATTTTCCACTTTTGGTGGGGCGGTAGTAGCGGGGTTATTAACAAGTAGTATATCGGCTTTCGCTCAACAAACACCGTTGGCTTGGCAGCAGGTGCAGCGGTTCAGTGTGGGAACTACAGGCTTGCGAACTTCCACCACCGATGCTGCTGGCAACACGTATGTAATTGGCGGTTTTCTGGGCACGGCACAGTTTGGAAGCTCCACGTTCACTAGCCCTGCAAATAGCAGCGAAGGGGACGGTTTCTTGGCGAAACTAGATGCGCAAGGCGCTGTGCTATGGGCACGGCAGATAGCGGGCATCCGGTCGGAACATATAAATGGCGTAGCAGTGGACGCGGCCGGTACTGTAACCATTGCGGGTACCCTGCAGCACGCAGCTGTTTTCGATGCTACAACCACCTTGCAGGGAGCCTCTATTATCAGCAATGACTTATTTGTTGCGCGCTATGATGCAAACGGTACCGTATTGTGGGCGCGTAGCTACGGCGGCCCGCTCGATAACGAGGATACAATGACGGGCAGTGGGGTTGCCGTAGATGCTGCTGGCAATAGTTATGTAGCCGGCGGCTTACGTGGTACGGCTACAGTAGGTACTACCACTTTAAGTAGCACTGCTTCGCGGGAAGTGCCTGTGCTGCTGAAGCTAGCGGCTAACGGAGACGTAGCTTGGGTGCGCCAGGGACAACTAACAACCAACCCTTCGACCTCGCAGTACGGTGGAGGATCTACCGCTGTGGCAGTTGATGCCGCTGGCAATGCCGTCCTGTGTGGAAACTTTGACGGCAGCCTTAATCTGCAAGGCACTACTTTGCAGGCTTCTAGCACGCAGGGCCAAATATTTGTAGCGCATTTCGATGCCGCTGGCAATCTGCAATGGGCTCGACAAAGCACTGGCTCCACGAAAGCTACACCACATGCGGTAAGCTTGGATGCAGCAGGTAACACGTATATGGCAGGAGAGTATGAGGGCACCACCGCGTTTGGTTCGCTGGCTCTCGCCGCCTCAGGGCAGGGTACTGGTTATTTGGTGAAGTTCGACCCGAACGGATCAACCCAGTGGGCGCGTACCATTGGTGGCAGTCAGTACGCTACCGCTAAAAGCTTGGCGGTTACGCCTGCCGGTGATGCTTATATAACGGGCCAGTTCGAAGGCTCTACCTTATTGGATGTCGGTACTACTTTAACCAGCCAAGGCGGTTCGGATATCTTTATAACGTGCTACAGCACGCAAGGTGACTTGCGCTGGGCCCAGCAGGCGGGTGGTACCAATCCTGACACGGGCTCCGGCGTGGGGGTAGATGTAATTGGGCAGGTGTATGTGACTGGTACAAGTATCGGGCAAGCCACATTTGGCGCGCATACGATTAGCGGATACACTCCGTTTGTGGCGAAGCTTGCTGCGCAGCCATTGTCAACAACCGCCAGTGGTGGCTGGCGCAAATTGGCTTTCAGCCCAAATCCGGCCACCGAAGTTCTGCGTTTGTCGGGACTACCTGTTGGCACCAAGGTCGTGCTAGCTGACGCGTTGGGGCGCGCTGTCCGGCAGAATATTACGGTTGCTGCTGCCGCCGTCACCCAGGTTTCGGTGGCAGACCTGGTGCCCGGTACCTACTTGCTGCGCGCAACGGATCCGGCTGGTTTGCAATACAGTGGACGCCTTGTGGTGCAATAG
- a CDS encoding ATP-binding protein, producing the protein MIAIYDQKSRIKLLIIAVALVIGAATVIYTNLLVQRVSEREQQQIALYAKTQRYIINTEEESNLSFLMDEIIDANTTIPVVLADGSGNIVDAKNVAIPKGLGEKATRTFLQREISVMKLQHPPIIIELGGQQRGYIYYKDSALLAQLRTYPLVQLAVIACLGVIAYFAFSYSRRSEQNRVWVGLAKETAHQLGTPLSSLMAWQTYLSESDRFKNEPIVEELSKDIRRLQIITERFSNIGSVPVLKPENILRTTQNAISYLQSRVSKKVIFEIKTDLPTDTPALLNIPLFDWVIENICKNAVDAMDGRGSITLHLRRPVRDKSSIAIDITDTGKGISKSRIDRVFLPGYTTKKRGWGLGLALAKRIIENYHQGKLFVKWSEVGRGTTFRVVLKG; encoded by the coding sequence TTGATAGCCATTTACGACCAAAAATCTCGCATCAAGCTCCTGATTATAGCGGTGGCGCTTGTTATTGGGGCCGCCACCGTGATATACACCAACCTCTTGGTACAGCGCGTATCAGAGCGGGAACAGCAACAAATTGCCCTCTACGCCAAAACCCAGCGCTACATCATTAATACGGAGGAAGAGTCGAATCTGTCGTTTTTGATGGACGAGATTATTGATGCCAACACCACCATTCCGGTTGTGCTGGCTGATGGCTCCGGCAACATAGTAGACGCTAAGAATGTTGCTATTCCGAAGGGATTAGGAGAGAAAGCGACCCGAACTTTTTTGCAGCGAGAAATCTCGGTAATGAAGCTGCAACACCCTCCCATCATCATTGAATTAGGCGGCCAGCAACGAGGATATATTTACTACAAAGACTCGGCACTGCTGGCCCAATTGCGGACCTATCCGCTGGTGCAGCTGGCCGTCATAGCCTGTCTAGGCGTTATTGCCTACTTCGCGTTCAGCTACTCGCGGCGCTCCGAGCAAAACAGAGTTTGGGTGGGCCTAGCCAAAGAAACAGCCCACCAGTTGGGTACCCCGCTCAGTAGCCTGATGGCCTGGCAAACCTACCTGAGTGAAAGTGACCGGTTTAAAAACGAGCCGATAGTGGAGGAGCTGAGCAAGGATATTCGGCGACTCCAGATCATCACCGAGCGATTCTCCAACATTGGCTCGGTGCCAGTGCTGAAGCCTGAGAACATCTTGCGCACCACGCAAAATGCTATTTCTTACCTGCAAAGCCGGGTTTCCAAAAAGGTGATTTTCGAAATCAAAACCGATCTGCCTACTGATACGCCAGCCTTGCTCAACATTCCGCTTTTCGACTGGGTGATTGAGAACATCTGCAAAAACGCCGTGGACGCTATGGATGGCCGCGGAAGCATTACCCTGCACTTACGCCGCCCAGTGCGCGACAAGTCCTCTATCGCCATCGACATCACCGACACCGGCAAAGGTATTTCCAAGAGCCGGATCGACCGGGTGTTCTTGCCCGGTTACACCACCAAGAAGCGTGGCTGGGGCCTGGGGCTTGCGCTGGCTAAGCGTATTATTGAGAATTATCATCAGGGCAAGCTTTTCGTGAAGTGGAGCGAAGTAGGCCGTGGTACCACGTTTCGAGTGGTGCTAAAAGGGTAG